In Zingiber officinale cultivar Zhangliang chromosome 11B, Zo_v1.1, whole genome shotgun sequence, a single window of DNA contains:
- the LOC122033580 gene encoding AP-1 complex subunit mu-2-like, whose protein sequence is MAGAVSALFLLDIKGRVLIWRDYRGDVSAVQAERFFTKLIEKEGDPESHSPVVFDGGISYTFIQHNNVFLMTAARQNCNAASILLFLHRVVDVFKHYFEELEEESLRDNFVVVYELLDEMMDFGYPQYTEAKILSEFIKTDAYRMEVVQRPPMAVTNAVSWRSEGIRYKKNEVFLDVVESVNILVNSNGQIIRSDVVGALKMRTYLSGMPECKLGLNDRVLLEAQGRTTKGKAIDLDDIKFHQCVRLARFENDRTISFIPPDGSFDLMTYRLSTQVKPPIWVEAQVERHSRSRIEITIKARSQFKERSTATNVEIELPLPPDATNPNIRTSMGSASSAPEKDALAWKVKSFSCGKEYMCRAEFSLPSIAAEEATPEKKAPIRVKFEIPYFTVSGIQVRYLKIIEKSGYQALPWVRYITMAGEYELRLI, encoded by the exons ATGGCGGGCGCCGTCTCCGCGCTGTTCCTCCTCGACATCAAGGGCCGCGTCCTCATCTGGAGGGACTACCGCGGGGACGTTTCCGCAGTACAGGCCGAGCGCTTCTTCACAAAGCTCATCGAAAAGGAG GGAGACCCGGAGTCACACTCGCCTGTGGTGTTCGATGGTGGGATCAGTTATACGTTCATCCAGCACAATAATGTCTTTCTAATGACAGCTGCGAGGCAGAATTGCAATGCTGCTAGCATCCTCCTCTTCCTGCATCGCGTCGTTGAT GTATTTAAACATTATTTCGAGGAATTGGAGGAAGAATCCTTGAGAGATAATTTTGTAGTTGTG TACGAGTTGCTTGATGAGATGATGGACTTTGGTTACCCTCAGTACACTGAAGCTAAGATTCTGAGTGAATTCATCAAGACAGATGCGTATAGGATGGAAGTCGTACAGAGGCCTCCAATGGCTGTCACAAATGCAGTGTCATGGCGCAGTGAAGGCATTCGATACAAGAAAAATGAA GTATTCTTGGATGTTGTTGAAAGCGTGAATATTCTCGTTAACAGCAATGGACAGATTATCCGTTCTGATGTTGTCGGAGCGTTGAAGATGAGAACATACTTGAG TGGAATGCCTGAATGTAAACTTGGGCTGAATGATCGGGTACTTTTGGAAGCTCAAGGGCGGACAACTAAGGGAAAAGCTATAGACTTAGATGATATAAAGTTTCACCA GTGTGTACGATTGGCACGTTTTGAGAATGATAGGACAATATCCTTCATACCGCCTGATGGGTCATTTGACCTGATGACATACAGACTCAGCACTCAG GTAAAGCCTCCAATCTGGGTGGAGGCTCAAGTTGAGAGGCACTCAAGAAGTCGCATTGAGATCACAATTAAGGCAAGAAGTCAGTTCAAGGAAAGGAG CACGGCTACAAATGTGGAAATTGAGCTGCCTCTACCTCCGGATGCCACCAATCCCAACATTCGGACTTCCATGGGTTCTGCGTCATCTGCTCCTGAAAAGGACGCATTGGCCTGGAAAGTAAAATCTTTTTCTTGCGGCAAG GAATACATGTGTAGGGCAGAATTTAGTCTTCCGAGTATAGCTGCAGAAGAGGCAACTCCAGAGAAAAAGGCTCCTATACGTGTGAAGTTCGAGATCCCGTATTTCACTGTCTCTGGCATACAG GTTCGGTATCTTAAAATCATCGAGAAGAGCGGATACCAAGCTCTCCCCTGGGTGAGATACATTACAATGGCAGGGGAATATGAACTGAGACTCATCTAA
- the LOC122033584 gene encoding short-chain dehydrogenase TIC 32 B, chloroplastic-like isoform X1: protein MRETLRYLLGLAGPSGFGSSVTAEQVSQDIYSPNPRNLTAIITGSSFTSLSSKICMIIDHFVWFECCLTTGATSGIGAETARVLAKRGLRLVIPARDLKRAAEVKAWIQEETPDAEILLMEMDLSSFASIQRFCSVFLSLRLPLNILINNAGKYCKKLQFTKDKFEMTFATNYLGHYLLTENLLERMIETSERTGTEGRIINVSSVIHTWVKRKRFKFSDMLNPEEYNGTVAYAQSKLANILHAKEIARRLRERNAKLTINALHPGIVKTGIIRDHKGLITDSMFFLAARLLKSTPQGAATTCYVALSPQLVGVSGKYFADCNESSCSNLANNEIAAQILWRKSHSLVLNHVLQMKKET from the exons ATGAGAGAAACACTGAGGTATTTGCTAGGCTTAGCAGGGCCGAGCGGGTTTGGATCCAGTGTCACTGCTGAGCAAGTCTCACAAGACATTTACTCTCCAAACCCTCGCAATCTCACCGCGATCATCACCGGTAGTTCATTTACATCTCTTTCAAGCAAAATTTGCATGATTATTGATCACTTTGTTTGGTTCGAGTGCTGCTTGACTACAGGAGCAACCTCAGGCATCGGGGCAGAAACTGCAAGAGTTCTCGCGAAGAGAGGTCTGAGGCTGGTCATCCCTGCGAGGGACCTCAAGAGAGCTGCTGAGGTCAAAGCATGGATCCAAGAGGAAACTCCAGACGCAGAGATTCTTCTGATGGAGATGGATCTCAGCTCATTTGCTTCCATCCAGAGATTTTGCTCTGTTTTTTTGTCACTTCGATTGCCGCTCAACATCCTCAT AAACAATGCTGGGAAATACTGCAAGAAGCTTCAGTTCACCAAGGACAAGTTTGAGATGACCTTCGCTACAAACTATTTAG GTCATTATCTACTTACTGAAAATTTGCTGGAAAGAATGATTGAGACATCAGAAAGAACAGGAACCGAAGGGAGGATTATTAATGTGTCATCAGTGATCCACACTTGGGTGAAAAGGAAAAGATTCAAGTTCTCTGACATGCTAAATCCGGAGGA ATACAATGGCACAGTAGCTTATGCACAGTCCAAGTTGGCAAACATTCTGCATGCCAAAGAAATTGCTAGAAGATTGAGA GAAAGAAATGCAAAGTTAACAATCAACGCATTGCATCCAGGGATAGTGAAAACTGGAATCATAAGAGATCACAAAGGCTTGATTACAG ATTCAATGTTTTTCCTTGCAGCAAGGCTACTAAAATCAACACCACAG GGAGCAGCAACAACTTGCTACGTTGCTTTGAGCCCTCAATTAGTTGGTGTCTCAGGAAAATATTTTGCCGACTGTAATGAGAGCTCTTGCTCAAATCTAGCAAACAACGAGATTGCAGCTCAGATTCTGTGGCGCAAATCGCACTCACTGGTTCTAAATCATGTGTTGCAGATGAAAAAAGAGACTTAA
- the LOC122033584 gene encoding short-chain dehydrogenase TIC 32 B, chloroplastic-like isoform X2, which translates to MRETLRYLLGLAGPSGFGSSVTAEQVSQDIYSPNPRNLTAIITGATSGIGAETARVLAKRGLRLVIPARDLKRAAEVKAWIQEETPDAEILLMEMDLSSFASIQRFCSVFLSLRLPLNILINNAGKYCKKLQFTKDKFEMTFATNYLGHYLLTENLLERMIETSERTGTEGRIINVSSVIHTWVKRKRFKFSDMLNPEEYNGTVAYAQSKLANILHAKEIARRLRERNAKLTINALHPGIVKTGIIRDHKGLITDSMFFLAARLLKSTPQGAATTCYVALSPQLVGVSGKYFADCNESSCSNLANNEIAAQILWRKSHSLVLNHVLQMKKET; encoded by the exons ATGAGAGAAACACTGAGGTATTTGCTAGGCTTAGCAGGGCCGAGCGGGTTTGGATCCAGTGTCACTGCTGAGCAAGTCTCACAAGACATTTACTCTCCAAACCCTCGCAATCTCACCGCGATCATCACCG GAGCAACCTCAGGCATCGGGGCAGAAACTGCAAGAGTTCTCGCGAAGAGAGGTCTGAGGCTGGTCATCCCTGCGAGGGACCTCAAGAGAGCTGCTGAGGTCAAAGCATGGATCCAAGAGGAAACTCCAGACGCAGAGATTCTTCTGATGGAGATGGATCTCAGCTCATTTGCTTCCATCCAGAGATTTTGCTCTGTTTTTTTGTCACTTCGATTGCCGCTCAACATCCTCAT AAACAATGCTGGGAAATACTGCAAGAAGCTTCAGTTCACCAAGGACAAGTTTGAGATGACCTTCGCTACAAACTATTTAG GTCATTATCTACTTACTGAAAATTTGCTGGAAAGAATGATTGAGACATCAGAAAGAACAGGAACCGAAGGGAGGATTATTAATGTGTCATCAGTGATCCACACTTGGGTGAAAAGGAAAAGATTCAAGTTCTCTGACATGCTAAATCCGGAGGA ATACAATGGCACAGTAGCTTATGCACAGTCCAAGTTGGCAAACATTCTGCATGCCAAAGAAATTGCTAGAAGATTGAGA GAAAGAAATGCAAAGTTAACAATCAACGCATTGCATCCAGGGATAGTGAAAACTGGAATCATAAGAGATCACAAAGGCTTGATTACAG ATTCAATGTTTTTCCTTGCAGCAAGGCTACTAAAATCAACACCACAG GGAGCAGCAACAACTTGCTACGTTGCTTTGAGCCCTCAATTAGTTGGTGTCTCAGGAAAATATTTTGCCGACTGTAATGAGAGCTCTTGCTCAAATCTAGCAAACAACGAGATTGCAGCTCAGATTCTGTGGCGCAAATCGCACTCACTGGTTCTAAATCATGTGTTGCAGATGAAAAAAGAGACTTAA